One genomic region from Gloeocapsa sp. DLM2.Bin57 encodes:
- the pruA gene encoding L-glutamate gamma-semialdehyde dehydrogenase, giving the protein MVTEIKSPQNYENQTQEIAKQLLEMSREKRSFLGSISLEDKLLGWAMSNPNLRVQLFRFIDALPALQSKREIARHLQQYLGDESVELPGALKGVLNFTDANSAPAQIAAATITKSVESLAYKYIAGENIKEVIKTVERLRRDKMAFTIDLLGEAVITDVEAQSYLDRYIELIETLSEQSKKWSKVSEIDEAGGESLPKVQVSVKLTAFYSQFDPIDPVGSREKVCDRLRILLRKAKAVGAAIHFDMEQYQYKDLTFSILKDLLLEAEFRNRRDIGITVQGYLRDSSQDLEGLIQWAKTRGTPVTVRLVKGAYWDQETIKAQQNHWQQPVYNEKAATDQNFERLIQLLLENHQYLDAAVGSHNVRSQAKAIAIAENLNIPRRSFEMQVLYGMGDSLAKALVKRGHRVRVYTPYGNLLPGMAYLIRRLLENTANSSFLRQSLEDKPVAELIAPPVVTKVETHQETPEGVYRGAADTDYSDQQLRSQAEQALNQVKASLGKTYLPLINGEYINTVNVIDSVNPSKPTEIVGKIALIDTEQAETALQAAVAAFRAWAKTPASKRAEILRKAATIMERRRYELAAWICLEVGKALRQADAEVSEAIDFCNYYAAEMERLDSGYNYDVAGENNRYVYQPRGITVVISPWNFPMAIAMGMTVAALVTGNCTLLKPAENSSVIAAKITEVLVEAGIPPGVFQFIPGKGSQVGAYLVKHPQVHLIAFTGSQEVGCRIYNEASILQPGQKHLKRVIAEMGGKNAIIVDESADLDQAVVGVVQSAFGYTGQKCSACSRVIVLETIYQTFLDRLTEATRSLNIGPAEHPSTEVGPVIDATARDRILAYIAKGKSEATLLLEREVPTEGYFVSPTIFADVPPDATIAQEEIFGPVLAVIKVKDFKEALEVANGTNYALTGGLYSRTPEHIDLASRDFAVGNLYINRNITGAIVARQPFGGFKLSGVGSKAGGPDYLLQFLEPRLITENIQRQGFAPIEGAE; this is encoded by the coding sequence GTGGTTACAGAGATTAAATCCCCACAAAACTATGAAAATCAAACCCAGGAAATAGCTAAACAACTACTAGAGATGAGTAGGGAGAAACGCTCATTCTTAGGAAGCATCAGTTTAGAAGATAAGCTTCTCGGTTGGGCGATGAGTAACCCTAATCTACGGGTGCAACTATTTAGATTTATCGATGCTTTACCAGCTTTGCAGAGTAAGAGAGAAATAGCTCGTCATCTACAGCAGTATCTCGGTGATGAGTCGGTAGAGTTACCAGGAGCTTTAAAAGGTGTTCTTAATTTTACTGATGCTAACTCAGCTCCAGCACAAATAGCAGCAGCGACGATTACTAAATCGGTAGAATCTCTCGCTTATAAGTATATCGCGGGAGAGAATATTAAAGAAGTAATTAAAACGGTAGAGCGTCTGCGCAGAGACAAAATGGCGTTTACTATCGATTTACTCGGAGAAGCGGTAATTACTGATGTAGAAGCTCAATCATACCTGGATAGATATATAGAATTAATCGAAACTCTCAGCGAACAAAGTAAAAAATGGTCAAAGGTAAGTGAAATAGACGAAGCTGGGGGAGAATCTTTACCTAAAGTCCAAGTTTCCGTCAAATTAACCGCATTTTACTCTCAATTTGACCCAATCGATCCAGTGGGAAGCAGAGAGAAAGTGTGCGATCGCCTGCGGATTTTGTTAAGAAAAGCTAAAGCAGTAGGAGCAGCGATCCACTTTGATATGGAACAATATCAATATAAAGACCTAACCTTCTCTATTCTTAAAGATTTGCTCCTAGAAGCAGAATTCCGTAACCGTAGAGATATCGGAATAACTGTACAAGGATACCTCAGAGATTCCTCTCAAGATTTAGAAGGTTTAATTCAATGGGCGAAAACTAGAGGCACACCAGTAACCGTAAGATTGGTTAAAGGTGCTTATTGGGATCAAGAAACGATTAAAGCACAACAAAATCATTGGCAACAACCAGTATATAACGAAAAAGCAGCTACAGACCAAAACTTTGAACGCTTAATTCAATTATTGCTGGAAAATCATCAATATCTCGATGCAGCGGTAGGCTCTCATAATGTACGATCTCAAGCTAAAGCGATAGCGATCGCCGAAAATTTAAATATACCTCGTCGCAGTTTTGAAATGCAGGTACTCTATGGGATGGGGGATTCTCTAGCTAAAGCCTTAGTAAAACGTGGACACCGTGTGAGAGTCTATACACCCTATGGTAACCTCTTACCTGGTATGGCTTATTTGATTCGTCGATTATTAGAAAATACCGCTAATAGCTCTTTCTTAAGACAGAGTCTCGAAGATAAACCCGTAGCAGAATTAATCGCACCTCCAGTAGTAACTAAGGTAGAAACACATCAAGAAACCCCAGAAGGAGTTTATAGGGGAGCAGCTGATACAGATTATAGTGATCAACAATTACGATCACAAGCCGAACAAGCCTTAAATCAAGTAAAAGCTTCTCTAGGTAAAACCTATTTACCCTTGATTAATGGCGAATATATTAATACTGTTAACGTCATTGATTCAGTTAACCCGAGTAAACCAACAGAAATAGTGGGCAAAATCGCCCTAATCGATACAGAGCAAGCAGAAACAGCCCTGCAAGCAGCAGTAGCAGCTTTTCGGGCTTGGGCGAAAACTCCCGCTAGTAAAAGAGCCGAAATCCTGCGTAAAGCAGCCACAATCATGGAGAGACGACGCTATGAGTTAGCCGCTTGGATTTGTCTAGAAGTAGGTAAAGCACTCCGTCAAGCTGATGCAGAAGTATCCGAAGCGATCGATTTCTGTAACTATTATGCAGCAGAAATGGAACGTCTAGACTCAGGTTATAACTACGACGTCGCGGGAGAAAATAACCGCTATGTCTATCAACCTCGCGGTATCACCGTGGTGATTTCACCCTGGAATTTCCCGATGGCGATCGCTATGGGCATGACTGTCGCAGCTTTAGTTACAGGTAACTGTACACTACTCAAACCCGCGGAAAACTCCTCGGTTATCGCTGCTAAAATTACTGAAGTGTTAGTAGAAGCGGGAATACCACCAGGAGTATTTCAATTTATCCCAGGAAAAGGCTCTCAGGTAGGAGCATATCTGGTTAAACACCCTCAAGTACACCTAATCGCTTTTACAGGCTCTCAAGAAGTAGGTTGTCGGATTTATAACGAAGCTTCAATATTACAACCAGGACAAAAACATCTTAAACGCGTTATCGCCGAAATGGGGGGTAAAAATGCGATTATTGTCGATGAAAGTGCGGATTTAGACCAAGCAGTAGTAGGAGTGGTACAGTCGGCTTTTGGTTATACTGGACAAAAATGCTCCGCTTGCTCCAGAGTAATTGTGCTAGAAACGATTTATCAAACCTTTTTAGATCGACTCACCGAAGCGACACGCTCTTTAAATATTGGACCGGCTGAACATCCTAGCACTGAAGTAGGTCCGGTTATAGACGCGACAGCGCGCGATCGCATCTTAGCATATATCGCTAAAGGCAAAAGTGAAGCAACCCTATTATTAGAGAGAGAAGTACCTACAGAGGGTTATTTTGTCAGCCCTACTATCTTCGCCGATGTTCCCCCTGATGCTACTATCGCTCAAGAGGAAATCTTTGGACCTGTGTTAGCTGTAATTAAGGTTAAAGACTTTAAGGAAGCTTTAGAGGTAGCTAATGGTACTAATTACGCTCTTACAGGTGGTTTATATTCTCGTACCCCAGAACATATAGATTTAGCTAGTCGCGATTTCGCTGTAGGTAACCTCTATATTAATCGTAACATTACAGGAGCGATCGTTGCTCGTCAGCCCTTTGGTGGGTTTAAACTCTCAGGAGTGGGATCTAAAGCAGGTGGCCCTGACTACCTATTGCAATTCCTTGAACCTCGCTTAATTACCGAAAATATTCAACGCCAAGGTTTTGCACCTATTGAAGGAGCAGAATAA
- a CDS encoding tetratricopeptide repeat protein, translated as MLSNIFTVILSLSLFLATTIGQGDNLNKEAIAAMSAGNYAQAEAYLTQLIDEFPDNPAIWSNRGNARAGQNKLAEALEDYNQAIRIAPLLPDTYLNRGAVLEAQGKFTEAIADYNRLLSLDATDAMGYNNRGNAQAGLKHFSEALRDYQKAVELQPQFALARVNSALVLYQLGEKEAALKELRNLVRRYPLFADARAALTAVLWNQGLRGEAESNWVSTLGLDRSYLDLDWVKNVRRWPDDMVLALENFIKLQ; from the coding sequence ATGCTAAGTAATATTTTTACTGTCATACTATCGTTATCCCTGTTTTTAGCAACAACCATAGGACAAGGTGATAATCTCAATAAAGAGGCGATCGCCGCTATGTCAGCGGGAAATTATGCTCAAGCAGAAGCTTACTTGACTCAATTAATCGACGAATTCCCAGACAATCCAGCTATCTGGAGTAATCGTGGTAACGCTCGTGCAGGACAAAATAAGTTAGCAGAGGCTCTCGAAGATTATAATCAAGCTATTAGGATCGCTCCTTTGCTACCAGATACTTATCTGAATCGGGGAGCAGTATTAGAAGCACAAGGTAAATTTACAGAAGCGATCGCCGATTACAATCGCCTTTTAAGTCTCGATGCAACAGACGCTATGGGCTATAATAATCGGGGTAATGCTCAAGCAGGGTTAAAACATTTTTCTGAAGCACTAAGAGACTATCAGAAAGCGGTAGAGTTACAGCCCCAATTTGCCCTAGCTAGAGTAAATAGCGCTTTAGTCTTATATCAATTAGGAGAAAAAGAAGCTGCGTTAAAAGAATTACGTAATCTAGTACGGAGGTATCCTCTGTTTGCTGATGCTAGAGCAGCTTTAACCGCTGTACTCTGGAATCAAGGATTACGTGGAGAAGCCGAGAGTAATTGGGTATCTACTTTAGGATTAGATAGAAGTTATCTAGATTTAGATTGGGTTAAAAATGTTCGTCGTTGGCCCGATGACATGGTTTTAGCTTTAGAGAATTTTATTAAGTTACAGTAG
- a CDS encoding nitrogenase: MDVTDYTVKQIILWHWHYPEEEKKANKKVKIDLLLPLRKWLDNFEINNSSLAHRICKLIPSQCPFARTIKVWGKTLLTIPPLCKINPVYDELMSLRFRALSYLAECGEDVSKYC; the protein is encoded by the coding sequence ATGGACGTAACCGATTATACAGTTAAGCAGATAATTTTATGGCATTGGCATTATCCAGAAGAGGAAAAAAAAGCTAATAAAAAAGTAAAAATAGACTTATTACTTCCTCTCAGAAAATGGCTAGATAACTTTGAAATAAACAATTCTTCACTAGCTCATCGTATTTGTAAGTTGATCCCCTCTCAATGTCCTTTTGCCAGAACTATCAAAGTTTGGGGAAAAACTCTACTGACAATTCCACCTTTGTGTAAAATTAACCCTGTTTATGACGAGTTAATGAGTTTGCGTTTTCGCGCTCTTTCTTATTTAGCAGAATGTGGTGAAGATGTGAGCAAATACTGCTAA
- a CDS encoding radical SAM protein, which produces MNLHSSSVYGPVTSWRYGSSLGIDPIGSISTCSFDCVYCQLGEIKRKTRDRAVYVTTEQILTDLQQVDWQNSDIITLSGNGEPTLALNLGEIITTISQLTKKPTLVLTNGTLLNLPEVREALNLASKVSIKLDGTDFDQVRRINRSVEDFNWSELIEGMQTFAEQYHGELSIQTMILSPWNAQTLNRYTEIVSTLTPQEIQLNLPLRPKPLVHQLDGRGNHSTDGNRPYQVRKLNCVNAEVVEGIAFTINHITNIPVRLPKLL; this is translated from the coding sequence ATGAATTTACACTCCTCATCTGTTTATGGTCCGGTTACCTCGTGGCGTTATGGAAGCTCTTTAGGAATAGATCCCATTGGGAGTATTTCTACTTGTTCTTTTGATTGTGTTTATTGTCAACTTGGGGAAATTAAGCGTAAAACCAGAGACAGAGCGGTTTATGTGACTACAGAGCAGATTCTCACAGATTTACAACAGGTAGATTGGCAAAATAGTGATATTATTACTCTTAGTGGTAATGGTGAGCCAACTTTAGCGCTGAATTTGGGAGAAATTATCACGACAATCTCTCAACTTACGAAAAAACCGACTCTGGTTTTAACCAATGGAACTCTACTTAATTTACCCGAAGTAAGAGAAGCTTTAAATTTAGCCAGCAAAGTTTCTATAAAATTAGACGGGACAGATTTTGACCAGGTTAGACGCATTAATCGTAGTGTAGAAGATTTTAACTGGTCTGAACTTATCGAGGGTATGCAAACTTTTGCCGAACAATATCACGGAGAACTGAGTATTCAAACTATGATATTATCTCCTTGGAATGCTCAAACACTCAATCGATATACCGAGATTGTCTCAACCCTAACACCCCAGGAAATTCAACTTAATTTACCCCTTCGTCCTAAACCCTTAGTCCATCAGCTTGACGGAAGAGGTAACCACTCAACTGATGGAAATCGCCCTTATCAAGTAAGAAAATTAAACTGTGTTAATGCTGAGGTAGTAGAAGGAATCGCCTTTACCATTAACCATATCACTAATATACCAGTGCGTTTACCGAAGCTACTGTAA
- a CDS encoding carbamoyl-phosphate synthase small subunit — protein MPIIQARPALLVLADGTTYHGFSFGYQGTTVGEVVFNTGITGYQEVLTDPSYQGQIVIFTYPELGNTGVNSEDEESSQPHVKGVICRNIAKRPSNWRSTESLSDYLNRYKIPGIYGLDTRSLTRKIRSVGAMNGAISTEILDDQKLLAVAKDAPSMAGLNLVQEVSTKEIYEWSETTNSVWEFSESKTANSEQPLTVVAIDFGIKKNILRRLASYGCKIIVVPPSTPPEEILKYNPDGIFLSNGPGDPAAVSEGVELTKALLKEGKPTFGICMGHQILGLSLGATTFKLKFGHRGLNQPAGLAQQQVEITSQNHGFAVDADSLSPELEITHLNLNDRTVAGLKHKKLPFFSVQYHPEASPGPHDADYLFKQFVDLMRQKK, from the coding sequence ATGCCCATTATACAAGCTAGACCAGCTTTATTAGTTTTAGCTGACGGAACAACATATCACGGCTTTTCCTTTGGTTATCAAGGAACTACTGTAGGAGAAGTAGTCTTTAATACCGGAATCACAGGATACCAAGAAGTATTGACAGATCCTAGTTACCAAGGTCAAATAGTTATTTTTACTTATCCAGAATTAGGGAACACTGGAGTTAACTCCGAAGATGAAGAATCATCTCAACCCCACGTCAAAGGGGTTATTTGTCGTAATATTGCTAAAAGACCTAGTAACTGGCGTTCCACTGAGTCTTTATCTGATTACCTCAATAGATATAAAATCCCTGGTATCTATGGTCTTGATACTCGCTCTTTGACCCGTAAAATTAGGTCTGTAGGAGCAATGAATGGAGCAATTTCTACCGAAATTTTAGATGACCAAAAGTTATTAGCTGTAGCAAAAGATGCTCCTTCAATGGCGGGACTCAATTTAGTACAGGAAGTAAGTACAAAAGAAATCTATGAGTGGTCCGAAACCACTAACTCTGTTTGGGAATTCAGCGAGAGTAAAACAGCCAATAGTGAGCAACCTTTAACTGTAGTAGCTATTGATTTTGGGATTAAGAAAAATATTCTCCGTCGTCTAGCTAGTTATGGATGCAAGATAATTGTTGTTCCCCCAAGTACTCCTCCTGAAGAAATCCTTAAGTATAATCCTGATGGGATTTTTCTCTCTAATGGTCCTGGAGATCCCGCAGCGGTTAGTGAAGGGGTAGAATTGACTAAAGCTCTTTTAAAAGAGGGTAAACCAACTTTTGGTATTTGTATGGGACACCAAATTCTCGGTTTGTCTCTAGGAGCGACAACTTTTAAATTAAAGTTTGGACATAGAGGATTAAATCAACCCGCGGGTTTAGCTCAACAACAAGTAGAAATTACTAGTCAAAATCATGGTTTTGCTGTGGATGCAGATTCTTTAAGTCCTGAATTAGAAATTACTCATCTTAATCTAAATGATCGCACTGTAGCAGGATTAAAACATAAAAAATTACCCTTTTTCTCGGTACAATATCACCCTGAAGCTAGTCCCGGTCCTCACGATGCTGATTATCTCTTTAAACAATTTGTAGATTTAATGCGCCAAAAAAAGTAA
- a CDS encoding transposase: MSPKKLSDSEQQEIIQLYRTSAATTATLAQRYGVSSSTINRFLKSNFSPTEYEELVHKKRLIGRKIYNEAQLELNPIPESPSTTKSEELKPITESPSTAKSEELELIVTESSSQQSNEELVDVVSLNELLGEDLEEISDEEEEDDYPEEDDSEESKDDSATVIITNLPQIEILPLSEAYFPKICYVVIDRFAELITKPLREFGDLGKIPTTEIEQKTLPIFDNQKVARRFSNRSQRVIKIPDGRLLKKTATYLKAKGITRLLIDGQVYAC; the protein is encoded by the coding sequence ATGAGTCCGAAAAAACTCTCTGATTCTGAGCAACAAGAAATTATTCAACTTTATCGTACTTCAGCAGCCACTACAGCTACTCTAGCTCAACGCTATGGAGTAAGTAGTTCAACTATCAATAGGTTTTTAAAAAGTAATTTTTCTCCTACAGAATATGAAGAATTGGTTCACAAAAAACGTTTAATTGGTCGCAAGATCTATAATGAAGCTCAATTAGAGTTAAACCCCATCCCAGAATCTCCCTCTACAACTAAATCAGAGGAGTTAAAACCCATCACAGAATCTCCCTCTACAGCCAAATCAGAGGAGTTAGAACTAATAGTTACAGAATCCTCCTCTCAACAGTCAAACGAAGAATTAGTGGATGTTGTCAGTCTCAACGAATTATTAGGAGAGGATTTAGAAGAGATCTCAGATGAAGAGGAAGAGGATGATTACCCCGAAGAGGATGACTCGGAAGAATCAAAAGATGACTCAGCAACCGTGATTATCACTAACTTACCTCAGATTGAGATTTTACCCTTATCTGAAGCTTATTTCCCCAAAATTTGTTATGTAGTTATCGATCGCTTCGCTGAATTAATTACCAAACCCTTGAGAGAATTTGGAGATTTAGGTAAGATACCAACTACAGAGATAGAACAGAAAACCTTGCCTATTTTTGATAATCAAAAAGTAGCTCGACGCTTTTCTAATCGTTCTCAGCGAGTGATTAAGATACCCGATGGTCGTTTGTTGAAAAAAACAGCAACCTATCTTAAAGCTAAAGGTATCACTCGCTTACTGATTGATGGACAAGTTTACGCTTGTTGA
- a CDS encoding anti-sigma factor antagonist has protein sequence MFRTKESKEEVIAEQLNLTLSLRGTREVRENYQIIRLTGLLDAYSEQTCRKVILSCLETGPKNLVLVLSQIDFVDSSGLGVLVQIVKATQNEGGTLQIVTNARVTQTVKLARLESFLPLHPSLEAALAQVEA, from the coding sequence ATATTTAGGACTAAGGAATCTAAGGAGGAAGTTATTGCAGAACAACTAAATCTGACTCTCAGTTTAAGGGGGACAAGAGAAGTCAGAGAAAATTATCAAATTATTCGTTTAACTGGTCTTTTAGATGCTTACTCGGAACAAACCTGTCGCAAGGTAATTCTCTCTTGTCTAGAGACAGGACCAAAAAATTTAGTATTAGTCCTATCTCAAATTGATTTTGTTGACAGTTCCGGGTTAGGAGTATTGGTACAAATTGTCAAAGCAACTCAAAATGAAGGAGGAACTTTACAAATTGTTACTAACGCTCGGGTGACTCAAACAGTAAAACTTGCTCGTCTAGAGAGTTTTCTTCCCCTTCACCCTTCTTTAGAAGCAGCTTTAGCACAAGTTGAAGCTTGA